The genomic interval atttagatacaccatttggtttatttttcaCTATCCCCATTTGTTCATTATGACATCAAATTGACTCTCCTGCTGCTAGaaactcgtttatatacactatcatcattttctaaaattttaggTATTCAGGAAATATCTAATCtgccgtaaacaaacaaaaagtccTTGTCTCTATAAAAACAGTAATAACAAGTGCAAACAGcccaaaaaacaatataaagaaatagCCGTCGAATAGCCGGCGCATTCACCAAACATATTgaaacaggaccggcttcacagTCTACATCATTTCATAAGTTCATAataatactatatcaaaaactGTATGTACCAAGAACCTTGAATCGTTCAGATCTGTCTTTTGgctaaaatttcgattttaaattgaaattttgatgatattgaaattaattataacctACAGTAAATTTTACATATCATTTAGTagagattttcaaaatatgataaaagttTTTGGTATATAAAACTACACTGTTACATTTGAGGATGGATTATATAAACTATACTCACAAATCATCCCGAAACATGTTAAAAACAGGTACACATAATCCTTTGAAAGACAATTTGACCTAAAAAATACATAAAGGTAATATATCACATAAGTTTACCaagtaaaagaaaaactttgactTACTTTCCTTTCAGGTTGAGAATTATCATCTGGATCTATATAAACTTCTATAAATTCAGATGCCTGTAAAGTAAAACTTGAatgtaacataaaatattaGCTCAAGTAACAACactgatttctttttttttttaattttcttttaaaatcttatcattattcaatatttcaatcaatctAATATTTAACATAATTCGAATATTGTGGTTACACACCTCCATAGCTTCAGTGTTTATACCctcatcatcatcgtcatctTCTTCACTTTTAATTTCTCTTTtcaacttctttttcttttttataatttctggtTCCTAAAATATGGATTTAAAATAATAGCCAATTGCTACTCAAAGAAATAAATCATGTTGATATTTGGTAGAATACTGGgtgatcaaattaaaaaaatgtgttgaatttgatatattcatagTAGTGTAGTGAGCGACCTAAAACTCTTAAGCACATAGGCCCCACTTGCATTTACCAAAAGTCGATTTTCTTTGAGGTTTAAATTGAACTTTTTGATGACATTAGACAAGCTGTGAGCTATCAGGTGTTTAGACTTGCCCCTTTTGATATCATTATGCAAGCTGTGAGGCGTGCCCAAGAGTTAGAAGCGCGCCTTTATGAGTACTGGGCACTCACAGATGATGTGATCTGCAGTTTCATCCTTctccatgcaccagcggcactccTGATCATCTGTGATGCCCAGATGCCAAGATATACTGCCTGAAGCTAAAATGACCTCTAATAACATTGATTCTTTGttcattgtaaaaaataaacCTCTAATTGAAGTCAGTTCATTTACAGCAGCTCACGTGTCTTTTACATTAAATCttgaagaataaaattgattcttGCAAAGGTCTAACATGCTTCAAGATAGAATTTATCAGaattatctgtttttttatctggaaaaatctcaaattttgttcaaaacaaGTCAGAAGTACAAtacaaaaagtatataaaagtttaattttattactGGAGTAGATTTCATAACAATTATATGGTTAATGGCAAAAATTGGTATTATTGGAATCAGGAAAAAATGTAGATGTGCgaaaccattttttaaataatatggggagtaaatattcttgaaaatattctacTAGTATTTCCACAAACTGCAAACAAGTTAGTAGGAAGATGGAGTATCTGCTCACTTTTTGGAgaaagtagaaaatattttgataaccaTTTCCTGGGAAATGGATTGGTCTAAATGTGATTTTATAGCCGCCCTATTTACCAGATATTACCCACTtagatttctttatttttgattactTAAAAGACCTATTTTATGTCTAACTCCCCACTAACTTGaatgataatttaaattatCATGTCGAATCAAATATCAGAAAGCAGATTGCAGAAGCATGTAAGAAGcatgtacaaaaaaaatattaaaaaatgtgatattttacCAGTagttccaaataaataattttgttgggATCGAGGGACTGGAAGTGATAGAAAAAGTAGAATaatctttataataaatataaatgtttgaCTAGTTGAAGTTGTGCCAGATGACATGACCTGAGAATAGTTTCTATAACATCAAACTGTCAACACATTGAGAGACATACCTACATAAAAAGCAGAATATCTTCCACAAAGAATAACAGAGGCATAGCAGAGGGCATTATGGCAAGTAGTTCAGAGCTCTCAAACTTCTGCCTGTGTGATATATACTATTCTTCTTTATAGACGCTCAAAAATAAGTCTTGCatctattttgaagcaaaaagTTGAAGATTTGTGCATTAGTAAAACTATACATAAGACCTCTGAACTACTCACCATGATCCATGATGTTCTTGACTACGCACGTAATTCAGAGCTCTCTTGTGCAGCTTTACCAATAGACAACTCTTTAAGTTTGTGCCACAAACTAGGCACAAAAAACTTGGATTTATGACTGAGGCataaagattttattatatataaagattCTAAATAAGCTATTACTAGCAAAATTAAgtaactatattttcaaatttcgattgctcagtttttttgttgtaaaaaatgaCAATGACTCAGTAATGAATCTAGCTTCTTAAGTTAATTCCACAATTATGCATGGACAAAAGGATCTATGAGGAAATAGAAAATACCAAATGGATTTATGCTTACCTCAATTTTCTCACAAACATGATTATGTTTAGTATTCATAGCCACAATTTGTAGTGCTACACCGGAGTTTAATAACTTTATTCTGAAGTATGCTGGACATTCAGTTTTAGGACTGTAAAAGAAAGTGCCTTCTAACAATCTTTGACAAGTATTAAGAAtacagaatattttgaaatttgaattagaTAACATTGCTACTAAGCTTGTGactatgcaaaaaaattcattataatttaaaaaactaagTATATGGACAATATATCAATATGATAAATGCCATTCCAATAGAGAACGTTTAAAAAATACAGTTTGTTAAAAATTAGCGTTTCTAGTTTTCCTATATAATTTAAAAGAGGCGAGAAACTTAAGTCCCTTTATTATGATCTAAATTatgcaattttgttttcatttaatcaTATCTTGCTTGCTGATATGAAAGTGTATCAATTTGAGTCAGTACTTTTACAATAATTGGACTAATAATATTACTTAGAAAATTTGATCCTTAATTTCTTTTGTGAAGTTAAATTCATCCCCTCTGTCTAAAATATTACTGCAATGTGGCTACAAATATGGCTGTTATATTTTGCCATAAAATGTATAATGCATTTTTTGTTAGAGGTGAAGGTTTTTTACTAAACTCATTAGTTTATTAGTTgcattttttaatgtaaaatcaaagcaaatatatttttccctcAATAGCataatctattaaaaatatattttttaaattgaatatgatCAATTACTTTATATCTGTTACAAAAATTGGGGTCATTTGTGACGCCACAATAGCAGTTAGTGTGAATATACGATAGTTAGGGTTAAATATCAGATTAACGATCATTTACACAAAAACCTTTATATACTTACATTCTgattgttctcatttttcttttccgATTTTGCTCTTTCAATTTTGTTGTACGACCATAAACACATATAAGTTTTAGTTCTGaataaacaaaactttcttTAGCTGTTGCAAATTCGTTTGTTATTAATCTCGAGTCTTTTGTGGTAAATTTTGTGTTGGTAGCTTCACAatattcgtttaatttttccattaattcatTGTAACTTCTGAAACAAGATCCTATTTCAAAAGCTTCCATAttcataaattcaataattactaatattatatttatgtttgatTATTATcttctcaaaaatacaaaataaaatttaggtTACGTAGCTGCTGCTCTATTTCGCAAAGTGGTGGCTTAAAATTTACAAGCTATTCAGTTCGTTTTTCACACATATAAAACCAGTTCGACTATAAACAAATCTTGTACTTTGTGACTAATCCCGTGGATATGTTTAGTAGTTAGATAAATAGAGAATTTTGAACTGTTGTTCAGTATGAAATACGTTTTTAAACAAGTAATACTTTAATGATCTTCTGGCCGTAtactatattttaatttttccacaGGTTTATATATTTAGGATGCCAGATATAATCCTATATATGAAAAAGAGGAAAACTAAAAGTTAACCTCGACACACGTGTCAATgtcaaaagattaaaaattttttaataaaaaaatttttctttaatgttgTTGTTAACaatgttatatattatatagaaatgGCAACGACAAATCACGaacttttgtttatttccaTATTCCTGACTATAAATTTGATCGGAGAACTTGTCCAAATAGAAACATTTGCTCAAGTTAATTCAAATTCTAATATAACTAATAATTCAAGTTCTAAGAACACTGTGGCACAAAATGCTCAGCacgtaaatgaaaataataatatagatgataaacagaaaaatttgtTACCTGACAATGAAAGTAACAATTCAGATGTTGAATCCGGAGCTGTGATTAGAGgaattttagtttttgttgGAATaggtttaatatttattgtatatatagCTTGTAAGACATacaggtaattttttttatataatttgcttattttaaTATCAAGCAAAGAcggtaattttatatattcaataataaacatcaaattttatgcATGTAGTTGCTGCCTAGATATAACTTTAGTGTATCTTGAAACTCgaactataataaaatgagcTAATGAGTTTGTAACGTTGTACTAAGGTGTAGTACAAAATACATAACctaaacaaaatacaaaatgtgTGGATATTTATCTAATGCAAATTTATATGAGGTTATTACATTTAGGATAATCCTTTCTCTGTGTCCCcgtgtaaatattattttaattgaaactgGCGTGCACCTTTTTCCACAGCTTTAATGTACtcgaaatattatttgacatattttatCCTCTATTTAGATTTTActatgagaaataaaaaaatcacgaagTGCGGGATCTGTGTAATTGAAAGGGTTGTTACatgaacaatttttaatttcattatatgttATAGTATATAATGATTATCCAATACACATCTAATaatgttcaaatatatttgCTTCTTGCTATTATTATATGAGGTAATAAGTATACAAATGCAGTTATTTGATTaaagtgaaattaaaaattgaaaataaattacagtaGCTGACACATTAGTACAAAAAGGGGTAACTTAGTAGTGTGATTGTAAATTTATTATGAGTAGAACCAAAGAGACAAAATTTAACATTCTAACAAAGCTGTGTGCATAATACTGGCATGTGAGGGTGGGTTTTCAAAGATTTCCTATAAAGGAAAGCAGGTTCTAAGATCTGATCCTGTATACAattccaattataaataaatgaaagtacTTGATGAAgattaaatagaatattttgactTGCGGCACTACTGTCAGTTAATGTTATATATATACTTTGTCTACTAAAATTTTGGATTTGATATCATGGTACCCCCAGAATATTTTAGTCGATTTTAACCAAATATACCCATTTAACATGGTTATTTAATTagagtttatttgtttatatcacAATTACAATGagtaaacaaataatgtttcactatattaacaaatttcaagGTCAATCAATAAAGTGTATGAAATCTACAAACTTGTATATATAGTTTAGTTGCTCAAAATtggaattattaatttgttcaatGAGCAAAATGTGAATCGGGTAGTAACATATTGAGTAATAAGAAAATGTGAGGAGTGTATATGGTACACCTTACATTATTTAGCAAGAAACTGGTAAACATCATTTGAGCCAAAAAAAGCTAATAGATTAGTGCAACCTACTCAAACATTGTCTAAAGAAACATAAGACAAGTTTCAACCaaattacatacaaaaattaaGAGCATCGACCAGTATCAATTTTGTAGATGAGCTTTCATATTATCAAAAGATGTAGagtgaaaaaatgatattcaGATTTAACTACAATTTTGTTATGTGGTAATAAAGCTTGTTGCTTTTTTTCCAAACTCATTTGGAATGCGTTATTTTCCCAGATGTTCTATTCATTCTAAATTATATGTGCAATGAATGTAAAGTCTGGaacgttttaaaacaattggtttataataatttctcaTTACTTTTTAGAAGGAACAAAATgccaattataaaaaaatatggtgtAAGAGGCCGTAAGTCAGATGTGGAAATGAAACCCTTACCACTcgatgatgatgaagatgatgaaaCTGTTTTCGATTTAGGAAACTTGAATAAACCATAAGTCCTTTATCaacattttgtatataataagCAAGTATGAAGTTTTgttgtaatttgaaatttgacataattacttcaattgttaaaaaatacatcTTGGAACTTGTTTTATTATAGTTAGGATTATCATTTTCATCTTTCTGGTACTTAGTACTAATGAACCTAtcaataatatacttttttcactAAAGCAGTTAGTATTAACCCGGCATCAGTAtggtgatatttttttattatatgggTACAGTGGCGTATGAGATTGTGTTTGTTTTGAATGTAGTGTTTGATACGATAAGAAAAATACTGACAAAGGCCTTCTACGACTATTATATGAAACATTGTAATTGCTGTAGAGCGCATCAATTACATCTATTTTATGTATACACTATCCTATAGCACGAGAGCAAAATTAAAAGGTGGGAAAGACATACATAAAAGTTAACAATTGCACAATCAAAGTTGTGAAGTGCAAGTAAACAATTGTATATATAGATAAAGTGTAAATAATATAGGTAcacacaaaaattcaaaaaaagtaggCTTAACAATTCTAGAATTCCATGATAACTCTCCCAAATATGAATAATGAGAAAGTTCTTCTTTATTAAACTGCAGTACAGTAGGTGGGACCGAGCGATTGCCGTGTAAGTCGAATTCGCGTAAGTCGGGGTTCAACTTTGggaataaatacatataaagtATGTTTAATCGAGACCAGAGttcaaagaaaacaataatttagaagaaaaatatttaataaagtgtaagataataaaacaatttacatTGTTATAAATAGAGTAACCTAAACCGAAGTTATTTAGATGTCGAAGGCTTCATATATTCTAACAATGTTGCCTGACGagttaagttttttttcttctcacACAAAATTTCCTCGTAGCATaccagtaatttttttattccccgTTTTGTAGTAGAAACGCGTTCTTCATTagaatctattttttctaaaatttgtaacCCCTTTTCAATTGAGTGGATGGTGCAATTGTCATTTGATTTACCGATTCAACTGGTTCTA from Diorhabda sublineata isolate icDioSubl1.1 chromosome 8, icDioSubl1.1, whole genome shotgun sequence carries:
- the LOC130447952 gene encoding putative uncharacterized protein DDB_G0291786 gives rise to the protein MATTNHELLFISIFLTINLIGELVQIETFAQVNSNSNITNNSSSKNTVAQNAQHVNENNNIDDKQKNLLPDNESNNSDVESGAVIRGILVFVGIGLIFIVYIACKTYRRNKMPIIKKYGVRGRKSDVEMKPLPLDDDEDDETVFDLGNLNKP